In the genome of Pseudorasbora parva isolate DD20220531a chromosome 10, ASM2467924v1, whole genome shotgun sequence, one region contains:
- the gdf7 gene encoding growth/differentiation factor 6-A: MTPKKTAAPFLWFSFCFGNIIEAVVLGSVQHPSDNGLRSHLDARGPEEASTSSRNDSTSVHVPSYMISLYRTLSELDRRGGNGSQTRSRRYANTVTSFMDLGQDEPSLKFHQQYTFDLSGLSRMDELMEVELRVLRRSPPDVLSLLSRGGNLYRFLLHTCSRPGSSHQPLLLTSRTVDLLDTASATWDVFDVGASVKTHIKLHRTMEGSRPLCFSISAVSDSNNEAVPPGVLGLIHEDQQTHERALLVAFSRARRKENLFREIREKIRAMKSRTFPASEHDIKSHPRHRRRRRTALAGRSGVGLVTGGGGGGKGGGRRRTRCSRKPLHVNFKELGWDDWIIAPLDYEAYHCEGLCDFPLRSHLEPTNHAIIQTLMNSMDPESTPPSCCVPSKLSPISILYIDSGNNVVYKQYEDMVVESCGCR; encoded by the exons ATGACTCCCAAGAAGACTGCCGCTCCCTTCCTATGGTTTTCCTTTTGCTTTGGGAATATTATTGAGGCAGTGGTGCTGGGATCGGTGCAGCACCCCTCTGATAACGGGCTTCGCTCACATCTGGATGCGCGCGGTCCTGAAGAAGCCAGCACGAGCTCCCGGAACGACTCTACATCTGTTCATGTTCCGTCTTACATGATTTCTTTGTACAGGACACTATCGGAACTGGACCGACGGGGAGGTAACGGCAGCCAGACGCGCTCCAGGAGATATGCCAACACAGTGACCAGCTTCATGGACCTGGGACAAG ACGAGCCTTCCTTAAAGTTCCATCAGCAGTACACATTCGACCTGTCTGGTCTCTCACGAATGGACGAACTGATGGAGGTTGAGCTGCGGGTTCTGAGGAGGTCACCGCCTGACGTCTTAAGTTTACTCTCCCGTGGGGGGAACCTGTACCGATTTCTCCTTCACACCTGCTCACGCCCGGGATCCTCTCACCAACCTCTGCTGCTCACCTCCAGGACCGTTGATCTTCTAGATACCGCTTCAGCCACATGGGATGTGTTTGACGTCGGTGCAAGCGTGAAGACCCACATCAAGCTGCACAGGACCATGGAAGGCAGCAGGCCATTGTGTTTCAGCATATCCGCAGTTTCTGATTCAAATAATGAGGCTGTGCCTCCTGGCGTGCTGGGTCTGATCCACGAGGATCAGCAGACCCATGAAAGAGCCTTACTGGTGGCCTTTTCTCGAGCTCGGAGGAAGGAGAACCTCTTTAGGGAGATCCGTGAGAAGATAAGGGCCATGAAAAGTCGTACGTTTCCTGCGTCGGAGCATGATATTAAAAGTCATCCAAGACATCGGCGGAGGAGACGGACAGCACTAGCAGGCCGTTCTGGCGTAGGACTTGTTACAGGGGGCGGTGGTGGAGGAAAGGGAGGAGGCAGAAGGAGAACACGCTGCAGCCGGAAACCGCTTCACGTGAACTTCAAAGAACTGGGTTGGGACGACTGGATTATTGCGCCGCTAGATTACGAAGCTTATCACTGTGAGGGTTTGTGTGACTTCCCGTTGCGCTCACACCTGGAACCAACCAACCACGCCATCATCCAGACTCTCATGAACTCCATGGACCCAGAGTCCACCCCTCCAAGCTGTTGCGTTCCTTCGAAACTCAGTCCAATCAGCATCCTGTACATTGACTCTGGGAATAATGTAGTTTATAAACAGTATGAGGACATGGTGGTGGAGAGTTGTGGGTGCAGGTAG